One part of the Natrinema salinisoli genome encodes these proteins:
- a CDS encoding ParA family protein, with amino-acid sequence MLSYTVYSEAGGVGKTSLTANLAAAHARAGLKPLVVPLDPQDGDLSRLFGVDDDRANSDADNLVRHMVNAPKGPFESLVRTAGGVDIIPEHNMLSDLSDHLAREQKKAEDFGDAYNIYAQLQRVLADAGIADHYDVLICDPPATESDHLYNAIYATRNLVIPVEPSAKGEASVEGLEELATNFADKLNIEVGVLAAVPNGFKNTNDQRDVIDAIEFPTPEIIGDRTSMLEGCWRKQCSAFQYVQEHRSRQRDYEIETLAQYDRIARYLENESDVEAPNPPEPGTLEVDA; translated from the coding sequence ATGCTCTCATACACAGTCTATTCCGAAGCAGGTGGCGTCGGAAAAACGTCGCTGACAGCAAATTTGGCCGCCGCGCACGCTCGTGCCGGTCTCAAACCGCTGGTCGTCCCGCTGGATCCGCAGGATGGCGATCTCAGTCGACTGTTCGGCGTCGACGATGACCGAGCCAACAGCGACGCAGACAACCTCGTCCGGCACATGGTCAACGCTCCGAAAGGCCCGTTCGAGAGTCTCGTCCGAACTGCGGGGGGCGTCGATATCATCCCGGAGCACAACATGCTCTCGGATCTCTCGGATCACCTCGCTCGGGAACAAAAGAAGGCCGAGGACTTCGGTGACGCGTACAACATCTACGCGCAGCTCCAGCGTGTTCTCGCCGACGCTGGTATCGCGGATCACTACGACGTCCTGATCTGTGATCCGCCGGCGACTGAATCGGACCACCTCTACAACGCGATCTATGCGACGCGGAACTTGGTGATCCCAGTCGAACCATCGGCGAAAGGTGAGGCGTCGGTCGAAGGTCTCGAGGAACTCGCGACGAACTTCGCCGACAAGCTGAACATCGAAGTGGGTGTGCTGGCCGCTGTGCCAAACGGTTTCAAGAATACAAACGACCAGCGCGACGTCATCGACGCGATCGAGTTCCCTACGCCCGAAATCATCGGCGACCGAACTTCGATGCTCGAGGGATGTTGGCGAAAGCAGTGTTCGGCGTTCCAGTACGTCCAAGAGCACCGTAGTCGCCAGCGTGACTACGAGATCGAGACGCTCGCCCAGTACGATCGGATCGCACGCTATCTCGAGAACGAGTCCGACGTCGAGGCACCGAACCCGCCAGAACCCGGCACGCTCGAGGTGGATGCATGA